In one window of Drosophila ananassae strain 14024-0371.13 chromosome XR, ASM1763931v2, whole genome shotgun sequence DNA:
- the LOC6501968 gene encoding SKI family transcriptional corepressor 2 — protein sequence MDSLEHTLQMLLLLFSGTLLLPLVSGFGNEYVHIKVHVPKEESPPEPELPPAHKVIHHYHHHPHPHQLLRSRGARPGGGPSRPKPSPLLESVILSDLDKPLHMSEHADYLNHAKELAEHLTDAYAKKAPPPPPPPPPPKKKVNTYTIIEEQHRPHGYDYEEHPEHGVETYRVIESRPKQHTHSHAHSHSYHHHSHQDVEDEEDVGYHYPSKHGIGAYAEPAPVEEHVEHDLEPESGYSYSPPAPSHAYIPSSHSHGHSHSGHSGGRGSKANRAPAYTLEAPEESSSGSFGYGYSRPVSSGSSDFRPSPQVPLADAYGEEDPAETYGAPPRRRRPSLVDWPESAGFNGAAAETYSGVDSYNVGHVQGYGGSSGYQYSGPYL from the coding sequence ATGGACTCGCTCGAGCACACTCTGCAGATGCTTCTACTTCTGTTCTCCGGCACGCTCCTGCTGCCGCTGGTCTCCGGATTCGGCAACGAGTACGTCCACATCAAGGTGCATGTGCCCAAGGAGGAGTCGCCGCCGGAACCGGAACTGCCACCGGCCCACAAGGTCatccaccactaccaccatCATCCACATCCCCACCAGCTGCTCCGGAGTCGCGGGGCTAGGCCCGGTGGAGGCCCGTCGCGGCCCAAGCCGAGTCCCTTACTGGAAAGCGTGATCTTGTCGGACCTGGACAAGCCACTGCACATGAGCGAGCATGCGGACTACCTGAACCACGCCAAGGAGCTGGCCGAGCACCTCACGGACGCGTACGCCAAGAAGGCGCCtcccccgcccccgcccccgccTCCGCCGAAGAAGAAGGTGAACACGTACACGATCATCGAGGAGCAGCACCGGCCGCACGGCTACGACTACGAGGAGCACCCGGAGCATGGTGTGGAGACCTACAGGGTGATCGAGTCCCGTCCCAAACAGCACACTCACTCCCACGCGCACTCTCACTCCTATCACCACCATTCCCACCAGGACGTAGAGGACGAGGAGGACGTCGGCTACCACTACCCCAGCAAGCATGGAATCGGCGCCTACGCAGAACCCGCGCCAGTGGAGGAGCACGTTGAACACGATCTGGAGCCAGAGTCGGGCTACAGCTACTCCCCGCCAGCACCCAGCCACGCCTACATCCCATCCAGCCACAGTCACGGCCACTCCCACTCTGGCCACTCCGGGGGACGCGGCTCCAAGGCGAACCGGGCGCCTGCCTACACGTTGGAGGCCCCCGAGGAGTCCTCCTCGGGCTCCTTTGGCTACGGCTACTCCCGGCCCGTGTCCAGTGGCTCCAGTGATTTCCGGCCGTCGCCCCAAGTCCCGCTAGCGGATGCCTATGGGGAGGAGGATCCGGCGGAGACCTACGGCGCCCCCCCACGACGCCGCCGGCCCTCCCTAGTCGACTGGCCGGAGTCGGCGGGCTTCAACGGAGCTGCCGCCGAGACGTACAGCGGCGTCGACAGCTACAACGTGGGCCATGTGCAGGGGTACGGCGGCTCCAGCGGCTACCAGTACAGTGGGCCCTACTTGTAG
- the LOC6501969 gene encoding gustatory receptor 8a produces MSRQGGQVLHFHLRLFQCLGFHGLPLPGDGDPSGWRRRMRAWGLFLLLALSGLVLVCLFSDEEFLYQEDMFGRVNDALKYVFAELAVLAIYLETVTSQRDLANFWYLHFRLSSRMMEAGSLRREFRQYRRFIITLYGLILCELIMFVVMWWIQPINKQFLLFWTTYEPLVVLTYLRNIQFILHMELLRQQLAQLEQELRLLAEYSRFACSGTGRSFPGFETFLQRRLLQKQRVYNGVWEMYRSFQGAFNYSILTVLLSINIRIAVDCYFMYYTIYNNVSNIDYFLIIPAVLEIPAFVYASQSCMVHVPRIAYQLHNIVPSSGSCSYPDLSLQIQNFSLQLLHQPISINCMGLTVLDCSFLTRIACSVGTYMIYTIQFMPKFSAPYV; encoded by the exons ATGAGCCGACAAGGGGGCCAGGTTCTGCACTTCCACCTGCGGCTGTTCCAGTGCCTAGGATTTCACGGGCTGCCCCTGCCCGGGGACGGGGACCCTTCCGGCTGGCGGCGCAGGATGCGGGCTTGGGGCCTGTTTCTCCTGCTGGCCTTAAGCGGCCTCGTCCTGGTTTGCCTCTTCAGCGACGAGGAGTTCCTCTACCAGGAGGACATGTTTGGGCGCGTCAACGACGCCCTAAAGTACGTTTTTGCCGAGCTGGCCGTGCTGGCCATTTACCTGGAGACAGTGACGAGCCAGCGAGACCTGGCGAACTTCTGGTACCTCCACTTCCGGCTCAGCAGCCGAATGATGGAGGCCGGTAGTCTCCGGAGGGAGTTCCGGCAGTACCGCCGCTTCATCATCACCTTGTACGGCCTGATACTGTGTGAGCTGATAATGTTTGTGGTCATGTGGTGGATTCAGCCCATCAACAAGCAGTTTCTGCTCTTCTGGACCACCTACGAGCCCCTGGTGGTCCTGACCTACCTCCGAAACATCCAGTTTATCCTTCACATGGAGCTACTCCGTCAGCAGCTGGCCCAGCTGGAACAGGAGCTCCGTCTCCTGGCCGAGTATTCGAGATTCGCCTGCAGCGGAACGGGACGAAGCTTTCCCGGCTTTGAGACCTTTCTGCAGCGCCGGCTGCTCCAAAAACAGAGGGTCTACAACGGTGTCTGGGAAATGTACCGAAGTTTCCAGGGCGCCTTCAACTACTCCATCCTCACCGTCCTGCTCTCGATCAACATCCGGATAGCGGTAGACTGCTACTTCATGTACTACACCATTTATAACAACGTGTCCAACATAG ACTATTTCCTGATCATACCCGCCGTGCTGGAGATACCCGCCTTCGTCTATGCCTCCCAGAGCTGCATGGTTCACGTGCCCCGGATCGCTTATCAACTACACAACATCGTGCCATCTTCCGGAAGCTGCAGTTATCCCGACCTTTCGCTGCAG ATCCAGAACTTTTCGCTGCAACTTCTACACCAACCCATCAGCATTAATTGCATGGGACTGACCGTCCTGGATTGCAGTTTCCTCACGCGG ATTGCCTGCTCCGTTGGAACATATATGATCTACACCATCCAGTTTATGCCGAAATTCAGCGCTCCATACGTATAG
- the LOC6501967 gene encoding zinc finger A20 and AN1 domain-containing stress-associated protein 12, which translates to MKNRKIRDFAQPEEDSLESIANSSSDGSRATVTANTTVSATASAPAPRSRPRTFRMAGQSSVESGTGTEQLFLQEQQEQQGQQQHEAEVHPMKVEAEPPMLGNPGSIIFGGAEQLLKKHQQQHPDQQQPMDQDQVSGAEGQGSAATAGADTGGGAGTGTGSGAGAEADAGGGAAVDTEKKRCDKCGKKLGLTGGFPCRCGGTFCAFHRYSDRHECNFDYREMGASEIRRDNPVIVASKLRKL; encoded by the coding sequence ATGAAAAACCGAAAAATACGCGATTTTGCTCAGCCGGAAGAGGATTCGTTGGAGTCTATCGCGAATAGCAGCAGCGATGGCAGTCGGGCCACTGTAACCGCAAACACAACAGTCTCCGCTACCGCATCCGCGCCGGCGCCGCGTTCGCGTCCGCGCACCTTCCGAATGGCCGGCCAGTCGTCTGTGGAGTCGGGAACCGGCACCGAGCAGTTGTTCCTGCAGGAGCAGCAAGAGCAGCAgggccagcagcagcacgaGGCGGAAGTGCATCCGATGAAGGTCGAGGCGGAGCCACCGATGCTCGGTAATCCGGGCAGCATCATATTCGGCGGGGCCGAACAGCTACTGAAGaaacaccagcagcagcatccaGATCAGCAACAACCAATGGATCAAGATCAGGTATCTGGAGCCGAGGGACAGGGCAGCGCAGCCACGGCCGGCGCTGACACAGGAGGTGGGGCCGGTACTGGCACCGGGTCTGGGGCAGGAGCCGAGGCCGACGCCGGAGGTGGGGCAGCGGTGGACACGGAGAAGAAGCGCTGTGACAAGTGCGGCAAGAAGCTCGGACTCACCGGCGGATTCCCCTGCCGCTGCGGCGGCACCTTTTGCGCTTTCCACCGCTACAGTGACCGCCATGAATGCAATTTCGACTACCGCGAGATGGGCGCTAGCGAAATTCGTCGCGACAATCCCGTCATCGTCGCCAGCAAGCTACGGAAGCTCTGA
- the LOC6501862 gene encoding uncharacterized protein LOC6501862 produces MSSGKILPRRQAVPVLYTRGTHYEVGFDMGRTFGSMIKNFLILSKPLNETYLPLYQSPKGRQIYNETLESVKDSFPQYVRELEGVADGAEVEFHKLFLLHLDEILPQALKHQPRNKNQPTGCSTIIVNQKNCRLLGHTEDALTETLNHYYFVVAHIVSDKPQGKYNVKEEHFMSLCYAGHLPGYTMNQNHHGLVFSINTISAELLRSGKTPRHFLTRALLATSNVDDAFRVLKDAGVGAADACSVNFTFLADPRQMCFNVEVAPSPERKNESYLSIKEIPLGQHNYHVNQFDRIRQDQANELMIDSSISRMQTFGTYKPPMSEQDVRHMLGDVSGGVYCVWRENGSCDEVVKTIAVGIFDLNARTMSLYSDNPSETEPHCRLPLLFK; encoded by the exons ATGTCCTCCGGAAAGATCCTGCCACGTCGCCAGGCTGTCCCAGTCCTCTACACCAGGGGGACGCACTATGAGGTTGGATTCGATATG GGCCGCACTTTTGGCTCGATGATCAAGAACTTTCTGATCTTGTCGAAGCCGCTGAACGAGACCTACTTGCCGCTCTACCAGTCCCCAAAAGGCC GCCAAATCTACAACGAGACCCTTGAATCGGTGAAGGACAGCTTCCCCCAGTATGTCCGCGAGCTGGAGGGCGTGGCCGACGGCGCGGAGGTGGAGTTCCATAAG TTGTTCCTGCTCCACCTGGACGAGATCCTGCCGCAGGCTCTCAAGCACCAGCCTCGCAACAAGAACCAGCCCACTGGCTGCTCCACCATCATAGTGAACCAAAAGAACTGC CGTCTTTTGGGCCACACGGAGGACGCCCTGACGGAGACCCTCAACCACTACTACTTCGTGGTGGCCCACATCGTCAGCGACAAGCCTCAGGGCAAGTACAACGTCAAGGAGGAGCACTTCATGTCGCTCTGCTACGCAGGACACTTGCCGGGCTACACTATGAACCAGAACCACCACGGACTtgtcttcagcatcaacaccaTCAGTGCGGAGCTGCTGCGAAGTGGAAAAACTC CTCGTCATTTTCTCACAAGAGCCCTGCTGGCCACCAGCAATGTGGATGATGCCTTCCGGGTGCTTAAGGACGCAGGAGTGGGAGCTGCAGATGCCTGTTCTGTGAACTTTACCTTCCTGGC TGATCCCCGTCAGATGTGCTTCAACGTGGAGGTGGCTCCCTCCCCGGAGCGAAAAAACGAATCCTATTTGAGCATCAAGGAGATACCTCTTGGCCAGCATAACTACCATGTGAATCA ATTCGATCGCATCCGCCAGGACCAGGCCAATGAGCTGATGATTGATTCCAGCATCTCCAGGATGCAGACTTTCGGGACCTACAAGCCGCCGATGAGCGAACAGGATGTCCGGCACATGTTGGGCGACGTGTCCGGCGGAGTCTACTGCGTGTGGCGGGAGAACGGCAGCTGCGACGAGGTGGTGAAGACCATTGCCGTGGGTATTTTCGATCTCAACGCCAGGACGATGTCCTTGTACTCGGACAATCCCAGCGAGACTGAGCCGCACTGCCGTCTGCCCCTGCTCTTCAAGTAG
- the LOC6501861 gene encoding protein GPR107: protein MEVGRGVGSILWPVALAVALLCALPLQVFARKHHLEVRNDERPYIALSTFGFYTNGHLDVQLSKLAIDDERSTDLFGLSLDKTTIDQLNPYVDSHQNKCILEEAVSKQTSGPILFFVLDLKELKVRVKCSPEWTNMHIYNTISGRTKRNSHLVKVSDSVLFRQSREVPPPDMAEIPDESVEDPLDVEPREPMEPLKLSSPSVPIAVAGKIEGPKEEKAANDEQPKEEVAAPKVDNSVKPQASSGNQSEGSVKQESPLVPQDEPIIPKKEESPPKEDPAPANESVKVSPANSQEASAPVNIPPVPEAPLDPGNPPAAAAVPEAPAELEPGPQSEESDSDGVPDQSAPLNPLPQDPTDELYGVGSYKHSSENLCRDSTMPLGKETIQGVNYYSFNFSMLVATQHDEGLYNVYFHACPNYYPHTKIVSFNVDIEENNNGNYLSAGEMPLPALYFMMSLLFFFSGLFWVFILKKSKHTVYKIHYLMAVLVFLKSLSLMFHSINYHFIEKRGEHVETWAILYYIAHLLKGAVLFITIVLIGTGWTFIKHILSDKDKKIFMIVIPLQVLANVAQIITDESDQSDAEFRTWHNIFFFVDLLCCGAILFPIVWSIRHLHEASATDGKAAINLRKMKLFRQFYIMILCYIYFTRIIVDLLQMTVVFQYAWLDEMFREMTTYVFFVLTGYKFRPVSSHPYFTVPDEDEDDDEVEVLTESGLTETVHRVKPLNRNSHAAGGITIIEGNDDERENLIAKRESSHEYD, encoded by the exons ATGGAAGTTGGACGAGGTGTTGGATCAATATTGTGGCCAGTGGCTCTGGCGGTGGCCCTCCTTTGCGCCCTGCCCCTACAAGTGTTCGCGCGGAAACATCATCTGGAAGTTCGC AATGACGAGCGCCCGTACATAGCTCTGAGTACCTTTGGGTTCTACACCAACGGCCACCTGGACGTGCAGCTCAGCAAGCTGGCCATAGACGATGAAAGAAGCACGGATCTG tttgGCTTATCCCTGGATAAGACCACCATCGACCAGTTGAATCCATATGTCGACTCTCACCAGAACAAGTGCATCTTGGAGGAGGCTGTGTCGAAGCAAACCAGCGGGCCCATACTCTTCTTCGTTTTGGATCTGAAGGAGCTAAA GGTTCGAGTGAAATGCTCGCCGGAGTGGACAAATATGCATATATACAATACCATATCTGGAAGGACTAAAAGGAACTCCCATCTGGTCAAGGTTAGTGACTCAGTCTTGTTTCGTCAGAGTCGCGAGGTTCCGCCACCCGACATGGCTGAGATTCCTGATGAGTCTGTGGAGGATCCTTTGGACGTTGAGCCTAGGGAACCAATGGAGCCGTTAAAGCTATCCTCGCCGTCGGTTCCAATTGCGGTGGCTGGAAAAATCGAGGGGCCGAAGGAAGAGAAGGCTGCCAATGATGAACAGCCCAAAGAGGAGGTAGCTGCCCCCAAAGTGGACAACTCTGTGAAGCCCCAAGCGTCTTCGGGCAACCAGAGTGAGGGTTCAGTTAAGCAAGAATCCCCACTAGTGCCCCAAGATGAGCCTATTATCCCGAAGAAAGAGGAGTCGCCGCCTAAAGAAGATCCAGCGCCAGCCAATGAATCCGTAAAAGTCTCACCAGCAAACTCTCAAGAAGCATCTGCTCCGGTGAACATTCCACCTGTCCCGGAAGCCCCACTTGATCCTGGAAACCCTCCTGCTGCAGCCGCTGTTCCGGAAGCTCCTGCTGAATTAGAACCCGGTCCGCAAAGCGAGGAATCTGATTCAGATGGTGTACCAGATCAATCAGCGCCACTAAATCCTTTGCCCCAAGATCCCACGGATGAGCTGTACGGTGTCGGCTCCTATAAGCATTCATCGGAGAACCTGTGCAGGGATTCCACAATGCCCTTGGGCAAGGAAACCATCCAGGGGGTGAACTACTACAGCTTCAACTTCTCCATGCTGGTGGCCACGCAGCACGACGAGGGTCTGTACAACGTGTACTTCCATGCCTGTCCGAACTACTACCCGCACACCAAGATTGTGTCCTTTAAT GTGGACATCGAGGAGAACAACAATGGAAATTACTTGTCGGCTGGCGAGATGCCTCTGCCCGCTTTATACTTCATGATGAGCTTGCTCTTCTTTTTCTCCGGCCTGTTCTGGgtgtttattttgaaaaagagcAA GCACACCGTTTACAAGATTCATTACTTGATGGCCGTGCTGGTCTTCCTGAAGTCTCTGTCGCTGATGTTCCACTCGATCAATTACCACTTCATCGAGAAGCGGGGAGAGCACGTGGAAACTTGGGCCATACTCTACTACATTGCCCACTTGCTCAAGGGCGCCGTGCTCTTCATCACCATTGTGCTGATTGGAACCGGCTGGACATTCATCAAACACATTCTCTCGGACAAGGATAAGAAGATCTTTATGATTGTCATTCCACTGCAG GTTCTGGCCAACGTGGCCCAGATCATCACCGATGAGTCGGACCAAAGTGACGCCGAGTTCCGTACCTGGCATAACATATTCTTCTTCGTGGACCTGCTGTGTTGCGGCGCCATCCTGTTCCCCATCGTCTGGTCGATTCGGCACCTGCACGAGGCGTCCGCCACCGACGGCAAGGCGGCCATAAATCTGCGCAAGATGAAACTTTTCCGGCAGTTCTACATCATGATCCTCTGCTACATCTACTTCACCCGCATCATAGTTGACCTGCTGCAGATGACGGTGGTGTTCCAGTACGCCTGGCTAGACGAGATGTTCCGCGAGATGACCACCTACGTTTTCTTTGTGCTTACGGGCTATAAGTTCCGGCCGGTCTCCTCGCATCCATACTTCACGGTGCCCGACGAGGATGAGGACGACGACGAGGTGGAAGTGCTGACAGAGTCCGGTCTCACAGAGACAGTGCACCGGGTGAAGCCGCTGAATCGGAATAGTCACGCCGCTGGTGGCATCACTATCATTGAGGGAAACGACGATGAACGTGAGAATCTGATTGCTAAGCGGGAGTCCAGTCACGAGTACGATTAG